The genome window ATTGCGCAAGGACGAACCGGATGAGGGGGATGTGGCCTGGCTGCGGCGCTACCTTCGCTATCGCGGCGATGAAAAGGGCGATCTGAAGGTTCGCATCCAGCGATTTTTGGGCCGTTGGATTTTAGGGATCAAGAGCCCTGACGAGGCGCAACTGGCCCTCTTGGAGGAGGCGGTTCGCTACTTCAGCCTGCGCGAAAAGCTGGAGGCGGAACAACGGCTCGGCCAGATATACCTCGCCTTGGGCCGGTGGGGCAAGGCGGTCTTCTGGCTCCAGCGATCGGCCCTGCGAGACAAAAACGACCTGATCCGTCAGGTCCAGTTGGCGCGCGCCTTAACGGCATGGCAGCATGAACAGCCAACCTCATCGGGATACCGCAAGACGCGCTTGGATGCGAGAAAAGCCTGGCGACGTGTCTTGGAACTGGAACCCATGAACGGTAACGCACTGGTGGCGCTGGGGGAGATGGCCGAGGAGGAAGGCGCTTTTTCGGAAGCGGGGGAGTATTACGCCCGCGCCCTGTCCGTCATCGACCTTGCGGCCGCTAAGCTGGGCGTCTTGCGCTTTCGCGGCGGTCAATGGGGCGAAGCGGAGCGACTGCTGACTCAAGCGGCTTCCCGGATCGTTCCCGACAGCGACGAGAATCGCGCCCATTTGGCGCGCGCGCTCTACTACCTCGGCGAGGTGAGACGGCGCCAGGAAGACCTCTTCCAGGCCGAATCCTACCAGCGACAGGCCTTGACATGGGATCCCCATGCCGGCGAGCACCTGCGCGGCGATTGGGAACGCCTGCTCAAGCTGGGTGAGGGGGGCTTTGCCGAGGTCTGGAAAGTTCGCCACCGGATGACAGGCCAGATGGGCGCGATGAAGATGCTGAAGGCCAACCTGCTGGGCAAGGAGAAGGCCCGCAAGCGCTTCAAAAACGAGGCCATCCTGACAATGAACCTGGGCGGCGTCCATAATGTGATTCAGGGATACCCGGACAGTGTCGACTTCACCCGTTTCAGCTTCGTTGTGGAACTGCTTGACGGTTCCCTGAAAAAACGCATCTACAGCTATGATGAGGACGGCAGAATCGTGGAGCGCCGTCCCCTCTCCGAGACAGAGATGGTTCGCCTGATTGAGGCTGTCGGCGCGGCGCTCATCTACATCCACGATCTCGGCCCTGAATACATTCATCGCGATATCAAACCTGATAATATCCTCATCACCGAGGATTTTGGGAAGATCCGGCTGGCCGATCTGGGCACACTGCGCATCTCCCGGGATTTATATCAGGTCGAGGATGCGTCGCGGGAAACCAAGTCCCCCAAAACGCGATCCGTAAAAAGGGAGCAGGCAAGACCGGACTTTTCCGATAACCTGCCCCGCAATCCTGGTTTTACGCCCATCGAGACCTTGGGAAACCTGGGGACGCCGCCCTATACGGCGCCGGAGGTGATCCGGTGTCAGACCGGTTGGGGCGACGGGGGGCATGATCAACGGGCTGATCTGTTCGCTTTTGGCGCCACCCTCTTTGAGGCCGCTACCGGCTTTCCCCCCTTTACGACCGGCGATGACAGCGAGGAGAACATCCAGGCGCTCATGGACAGGGTGATCACCGCCACCTTTCAGCGTCCGGAGGAACTGGGACTCTCACTGGAAGCGGCAGGCGATCTGTCCCG of Heliomicrobium gestii contains these proteins:
- a CDS encoding serine/threonine-protein kinase; the encoded protein is MLAESKKVYLKLMISTGRFGAAAKAFAPDEGPEEGKLALALAIVNGDYVAFYEAADLWDGAFGLTSGEGREQKGRAGQQGSRSPQNRRGVQEAGRENANDGGAAIPVDETWLLLRCHGELGYRGLHPRSLPIFLTAARQIPENPFALWAAAVGCADRNQADAEAVAFYERALTVSGETLAQYDPVTLLSGNPLFTVYPRLVAELRRVLGPALWEAGRFPPEWELQRLWEDRLVTARLRKDEPDEGDVAWLRRYLRYRGDEKGDLKVRIQRFLGRWILGIKSPDEAQLALLEEAVRYFSLREKLEAEQRLGQIYLALGRWGKAVFWLQRSALRDKNDLIRQVQLARALTAWQHEQPTSSGYRKTRLDARKAWRRVLELEPMNGNALVALGEMAEEEGAFSEAGEYYARALSVIDLAAAKLGVLRFRGGQWGEAERLLTQAASRIVPDSDENRAHLARALYYLGEVRRRQEDLFQAESYQRQALTWDPHAGEHLRGDWERLLKLGEGGFAEVWKVRHRMTGQMGAMKMLKANLLGKEKARKRFKNEAILTMNLGGVHNVIQGYPDSVDFTRFSFVVELLDGSLKKRIYSYDEDGRIVERRPLSETEMVRLIEAVGAALIYIHDLGPEYIHRDIKPDNILITEDFGKIRLADLGTLRISRDLYQVEDASRETKSPKTRSVKREQARPDFSDNLPRNPGFTPIETLGNLGTPPYTAPEVIRCQTGWGDGGHDQRADLFAFGATLFEAATGFPPFTTGDDSEENIQALMDRVITATFQRPEELGLSLEAAGDLSRLRDLHRSGRAAVTPRGLNPLLSEKLETVILRCLEKDPDRRYATIRILLEDLGITGGGTPFHAS